A stretch of the Polynucleobacter tropicus genome encodes the following:
- a CDS encoding helix-turn-helix domain-containing protein — translation MKKIVRVSVDLNNPKSFPKGFINKKLVEATTERLIKLHQQEDDAEAMQDAAKYAKRVRERIGLSQQEFSNRIEVSLETIRNWEQGKRCPTGAAKALLKILDRAPEVALLALGI, via the coding sequence ATGAAAAAAATAGTTCGAGTCAGCGTTGATTTAAATAATCCCAAAAGTTTCCCTAAAGGTTTCATCAATAAAAAATTGGTGGAAGCGACTACTGAGCGTCTTATTAAATTACATCAACAGGAGGATGATGCTGAAGCAATGCAAGACGCTGCGAAATATGCAAAACGAGTTCGTGAGCGCATAGGTTTGTCACAGCAAGAATTTTCAAATCGAATAGAGGTTTCCTTGGAGACAATTCGAAATTGGGAACAAGGCAAGAGATGTCCCACGGGTGCCGCTAAAGCATTGCTAAAAATACTTGATCGTGCACCAGAAGTCGCACTGTTGGCACTGGGTATTTAA
- a CDS encoding BrnT family toxin → MALMDFEWDLAKSNACRNSRNFDFAYVIAIFVDPTLLVEHDQRWDYGEERFRALGIVEGKVYVVVFTRRDKAIRIISARRANGMEVKRYEKNSSSQR, encoded by the coding sequence ATGGCGTTAATGGATTTTGAATGGGATCTGGCCAAAAGTAATGCTTGCCGGAACTCTCGAAATTTTGATTTTGCATATGTAATAGCAATTTTTGTAGATCCTACTTTGCTTGTGGAGCATGATCAGCGTTGGGATTATGGTGAGGAACGATTCAGAGCTCTAGGTATCGTAGAGGGCAAGGTTTACGTTGTTGTGTTTACTAGAAGGGATAAAGCTATCCGAATCATTTCGGCTAGAAGGGCAAATGGTATGGAGGTCAAGCGATATGAAAAAAATAGTTCGAGTCAGCGTTGA
- a CDS encoding outer membrane lipoprotein carrier protein LolA gives MQKFWSAVFIGIACIALSNSVLAEGETGSEQLRQFVRNSKTAEGDFVQQQLRAPKANEPQDKGLKVVRQTQGHFVFQRPGRFVWETQKPYEQKLITNGSQLVLWDKDLNQATIRPAGQALAATPAAILFGETSLDQHFDLIDGEERLGMKWVALAPKKDPGAKNKNDLPYTKISIGMSNGLPKALELVDGLGSVVLVTLDKIQLNVNLPAHRFNFTPPAGAEVLRLN, from the coding sequence TTGCAAAAATTCTGGTCTGCGGTGTTCATTGGTATTGCGTGTATTGCTCTGTCTAACTCAGTACTGGCAGAAGGCGAAACAGGCTCTGAACAGTTGCGTCAATTTGTTCGTAATTCCAAAACTGCCGAGGGTGACTTTGTACAGCAGCAGTTACGAGCACCTAAGGCCAATGAGCCACAAGATAAAGGTCTGAAGGTGGTACGCCAAACCCAAGGCCATTTTGTTTTTCAAAGACCGGGTCGTTTTGTTTGGGAAACACAAAAGCCTTACGAGCAAAAACTCATTACCAATGGAAGTCAATTGGTCTTATGGGATAAAGATTTAAATCAAGCAACCATTCGTCCTGCAGGTCAGGCTTTAGCTGCAACACCAGCCGCAATATTGTTTGGTGAGACCTCTCTTGACCAGCATTTCGATTTAATTGATGGTGAAGAGCGTTTGGGAATGAAATGGGTTGCATTAGCACCCAAAAAAGATCCTGGCGCCAAGAATAAAAATGATCTGCCTTACACAAAGATATCGATTGGTATGAGCAACGGCCTACCAAAGGCTTTGGAGCTAGTAGACGGCTTAGGCAGCGTGGTGTTGGTGACTCTGGATAAGATTCAACTAAACGTCAATCTGCCGGCTCATCGCTTTAATTTCACGCCTCCTGCGGGAGCCGAAGTCTTGCGCTTAAACTAG
- a CDS encoding DNA translocase FtsK, which produces MARTVYPKSKTQTTPQPPSGDGQGRMPRLLLEVRWFITLGLCLGLFAILLTYSKADPAWSHASFEAPKNLGGRFGAYLADLMLYIFGISAFWWVVLFGRRVLQGWRELWSIPLPVDPDAKPDSLLTRWLGFALTLVCSMGLESIRLHSLTWELPRPPGGILGELIGDPMQMSLGFTGATLVLLFGLCAGLSLFLHFSWLDVAEKVGRFLEVSYHRIRERRDSEEDRKLGEVAAEEREEFVEEIRGRVEVATPVQIVRAPVEIPKSARVEREKQQPLFVDIPDSELPPLALLDPVPEAKETISADVLEFTSRLIERKLAEFNVQVTVIAAYPGPVVTRYEIDPAVGVKGSQIVNLSRDLARSLGVVSMRVVETIPGKTCMALELPNPTRQSVYLSEILTSQVYNDNHSLLTLALGKDISGSPMVADLAKMPHCLVAGTTGAGKSVGINAMILSLLFKAKPDEVRLIMIDPKMLEMAIYDKIPHLLCPVVTDMKQAYNALNWAVNEMERRYKLMSKFGVRNLAGFNKKIAEAEEKGEKLTNPFSLTPEDPEPIYKAPVIVIVIDELADLMMVSGKKIEELIARIAQKARAAGIHLVLATQRPSVDVITGLIKANVPTRISFQVSSKIDSRTILDQQGAETLLGMGDMLYMAPGTGLPVRVHGAFVSDDEVHRVVEWLKEKGEANYIDGVLEGADESNIDALTGESGGEADPLYDQAVAIVLENKRPSISLVQRHLRIGYNRAARLLEDMEKAGLVSKMGNGGNREILHRPSE; this is translated from the coding sequence ATGGCGAGAACCGTATACCCAAAGTCTAAGACCCAAACGACCCCCCAGCCCCCCAGCGGCGATGGGCAGGGCAGAATGCCCCGCCTCCTCTTGGAGGTCCGTTGGTTTATCACCCTGGGCCTCTGTTTGGGTCTATTTGCCATCCTTCTTACTTACTCTAAGGCAGACCCCGCCTGGTCACATGCTAGTTTTGAGGCCCCTAAGAATCTGGGCGGTCGTTTTGGTGCTTATTTAGCCGATTTAATGCTCTATATCTTCGGAATATCCGCTTTTTGGTGGGTAGTTCTGTTTGGGCGTCGCGTCCTTCAGGGTTGGCGAGAGCTTTGGAGCATCCCTTTGCCAGTCGACCCAGACGCAAAACCAGATTCTTTGTTGACGCGTTGGTTGGGCTTTGCTCTGACTTTGGTTTGCAGTATGGGCCTTGAATCTATTCGTTTGCATTCTTTGACTTGGGAGTTGCCGCGACCACCTGGCGGCATTTTGGGTGAGTTAATTGGCGACCCGATGCAAATGTCTCTAGGATTTACTGGCGCTACTTTAGTTTTGCTGTTTGGTTTATGTGCAGGCCTTTCACTCTTCTTGCATTTCTCATGGCTCGATGTCGCTGAAAAAGTAGGGCGCTTCTTGGAAGTTTCTTATCACCGCATTCGTGAGCGTCGCGATAGCGAGGAAGATCGCAAGCTCGGTGAAGTTGCCGCTGAAGAGCGCGAAGAGTTTGTTGAAGAAATTCGTGGGCGTGTTGAAGTTGCAACACCGGTTCAGATTGTGCGTGCACCAGTAGAAATTCCAAAGAGTGCGCGAGTGGAGCGCGAAAAGCAGCAGCCACTATTTGTGGATATCCCCGATTCAGAACTGCCGCCGCTAGCATTGCTAGATCCGGTTCCGGAAGCTAAGGAAACTATCTCCGCAGATGTATTGGAATTCACTTCGCGCTTGATTGAGCGTAAGTTAGCTGAATTCAATGTGCAGGTAACTGTTATTGCTGCTTACCCTGGTCCTGTGGTGACTCGCTATGAGATTGATCCAGCGGTAGGTGTTAAGGGTAGTCAGATTGTGAATCTATCCCGTGACTTGGCTCGCTCCTTAGGCGTTGTCAGTATGCGCGTGGTGGAAACAATTCCCGGTAAAACTTGCATGGCCTTGGAGTTGCCAAATCCAACACGTCAGTCTGTGTACTTATCTGAGATTTTGACTTCGCAGGTCTACAACGACAACCATTCTTTATTGACGCTTGCTTTAGGTAAAGATATTTCTGGTAGTCCAATGGTTGCTGACTTGGCGAAGATGCCGCACTGCTTAGTTGCTGGTACTACTGGTGCTGGTAAATCTGTTGGTATCAATGCCATGATTTTGTCCCTCCTCTTTAAGGCTAAGCCTGATGAAGTACGTCTCATCATGATTGACCCCAAGATGTTAGAGATGGCGATCTACGACAAGATTCCGCATTTGCTTTGCCCAGTAGTAACGGATATGAAGCAGGCATATAACGCGCTCAACTGGGCCGTGAATGAGATGGAGCGTCGCTACAAGCTCATGAGTAAGTTTGGCGTACGTAACCTTGCAGGCTTTAATAAGAAGATTGCTGAAGCCGAAGAGAAGGGTGAGAAGCTTACTAATCCATTTAGCTTAACCCCGGAAGATCCAGAACCTATCTATAAGGCGCCAGTCATCGTGATTGTGATCGACGAGTTGGCTGACCTGATGATGGTCTCTGGCAAGAAGATTGAAGAGTTGATTGCCCGTATTGCTCAAAAGGCTCGTGCCGCTGGTATTCACTTGGTGCTGGCTACACAACGTCCAAGCGTTGATGTGATTACTGGTTTGATTAAAGCCAACGTACCAACTCGTATTTCATTCCAAGTCAGCAGCAAGATTGATAGCCGCACAATTTTGGATCAGCAGGGTGCAGAAACGCTCTTGGGTATGGGTGATATGTTGTACATGGCACCAGGCACTGGATTGCCAGTTCGTGTGCATGGCGCCTTTGTATCTGATGATGAAGTGCATCGTGTGGTTGAGTGGCTCAAAGAGAAGGGTGAGGCCAACTATATTGATGGCGTTCTCGAAGGTGCCGACGAGTCTAATATTGACGCGCTAACCGGTGAGAGCGGCGGCGAAGCTGACCCGCTTTATGATCAAGCGGTTGCTATTGTTCTAGAAAACAAGCGCCCATCGATTTCTTTGGTGCAACGTCATCTCCGTATTGGTTACAACCGTGCGGCACGCCTCTTAGAGGATATGGAAAAGGCGGGCCTCGTTTCTAAGATGGGTAATGGCGGTAATCGCGAGATTCTTCATCGCCCTTCGGAGTAA
- the serS gene encoding serine--tRNA ligase, translating into MIDPQLLRKDIAAVQARLATRKFQLDIEKFNTLEAERKSLQTRTEELQAKRNQLSKAIGMKKGKGEDASAEMAEVSQVNVDMESGAARLAILQAEISDFLMGIPNLPDESVPTGKDETENKEIKRWGEQPIFDFEIKDHVDLGGPLGLDFEVAAKISGSRFVVLKGPIARLHRALAQFMIDTHASNHGYQEVYAPYMVNAASMRGTGQLPKFEEDLFKVPRQMGGESGDGETKTENFYLIPTAEVPVTNLVRDEIVNADTLPLKFVAHTPCFRSEAGSYGRDVRGMIRQHQFDKVELVQITKPEDSMRALEDLTGHAERILELLELPYRKVLLCTGDMGFGSTKTYDLEVWVPSQNAYREISSCSSMGDFQARRMQARFKAGQGKPELVHTLNGSGLAVGRALVALIENKQQVDGSIAIPKALQPYLGGLEVLKPA; encoded by the coding sequence ATGATTGATCCGCAACTACTTCGTAAAGATATCGCCGCAGTGCAGGCGCGTTTAGCTACGCGTAAATTCCAGTTGGATATTGAGAAATTCAACACCCTTGAAGCTGAGCGCAAATCTTTGCAAACTCGCACCGAAGAGCTGCAGGCAAAACGCAATCAGCTATCCAAAGCAATTGGTATGAAAAAGGGCAAAGGCGAAGATGCTTCTGCCGAAATGGCTGAGGTTTCTCAAGTCAATGTGGATATGGAATCTGGTGCCGCACGTTTAGCTATATTGCAAGCAGAGATATCAGACTTCTTAATGGGCATTCCAAATCTACCAGACGAGTCTGTTCCAACCGGTAAAGATGAAACCGAAAATAAAGAAATCAAGCGTTGGGGTGAGCAACCAATTTTTGATTTCGAGATTAAGGATCACGTTGATCTTGGAGGCCCGCTAGGATTGGATTTCGAAGTGGCGGCGAAGATTAGCGGTTCACGCTTTGTTGTGCTCAAAGGACCTATTGCTAGATTGCATCGCGCTCTAGCGCAATTCATGATTGATACACATGCAAGCAATCATGGCTATCAAGAGGTCTATGCGCCTTACATGGTCAACGCTGCATCTATGCGCGGTACCGGTCAATTGCCAAAGTTTGAAGAGGATCTCTTCAAGGTTCCTCGTCAAATGGGTGGTGAGAGCGGAGATGGCGAAACTAAAACTGAAAACTTTTACCTCATTCCTACCGCAGAAGTGCCCGTAACCAATCTTGTGCGTGATGAGATTGTGAATGCGGATACGCTCCCTTTAAAGTTCGTTGCCCATACACCTTGTTTCCGTTCTGAAGCTGGCAGCTATGGCCGTGATGTGCGCGGCATGATTCGTCAGCATCAATTTGACAAAGTTGAGTTAGTACAAATCACCAAACCAGAAGATTCTATGCGGGCACTTGAGGATCTAACTGGTCATGCTGAACGAATCTTAGAGCTTCTTGAGTTGCCATACCGCAAAGTTTTGTTATGTACTGGTGATATGGGTTTTGGTAGCACTAAGACTTATGACTTAGAAGTGTGGGTGCCATCACAAAATGCTTACAGAGAGATTAGTTCTTGTTCAAGCATGGGTGATTTCCAGGCGCGCCGCATGCAAGCTAGATTTAAAGCAGGGCAAGGTAAGCCAGAATTAGTTCATACCCTCAACGGTTCAGGATTGGCTGTTGGTAGGGCATTGGTTGCGCTGATTGAGAATAAGCAACAAGTAGACGGCAGCATTGCAATCCCGAAAGCATTGCAGCCTTACTTAGGTGGCCTGGAAGTTCTTAAGCCGGCTTAA
- the trxB gene encoding thioredoxin-disulfide reductase — translation MTTNTPKHYKVLILGSGPAGYTAAVYAARANLKPTLITGLAQGGQLMTTTDVENWPADPNGVQGPELMDRFLKHAEHFNTEIIFDHIHTAALKEKPIRLVGDAGTYTCDALIICTGASAQYIGLPSEEAFMGRGVSGCATCDGFFYRNQDVCVVGGGNTAVEEALYLTGIARKVTVIHRRDKFRAEPILNDRLMAKVAEGKVELKLNSTLDEVLGDEKGVTGVRIKKQDGSTEDIAVTGAFIAIGHKPNTELFVGQLDMNNGYLKTHSGLEGNATATNIPGVFAAGDVQDHIYRQAITSAGTGCMAALDAQRYLESLS, via the coding sequence ATGACTACAAATACCCCAAAACACTACAAAGTTCTCATCCTCGGATCCGGTCCTGCAGGCTATACAGCTGCGGTTTATGCCGCCCGAGCCAATCTCAAGCCCACCCTCATTACCGGCCTAGCTCAAGGAGGTCAATTAATGACCACTACTGACGTTGAAAACTGGCCCGCAGACCCTAATGGGGTACAAGGTCCAGAGTTGATGGATCGCTTTTTAAAGCATGCTGAGCATTTCAACACCGAAATCATTTTTGACCATATTCATACGGCTGCTCTCAAAGAGAAGCCAATTCGCCTCGTTGGTGACGCTGGAACCTATACCTGTGATGCGTTAATTATTTGCACTGGCGCTTCTGCTCAATACATTGGCTTACCAAGCGAGGAAGCATTCATGGGTCGCGGTGTATCTGGCTGCGCAACTTGTGATGGCTTCTTCTATCGCAATCAAGATGTCTGCGTTGTGGGTGGTGGCAATACCGCCGTTGAAGAAGCGCTCTACCTCACCGGCATTGCCAGGAAAGTAACTGTCATTCATCGTCGCGACAAATTCCGCGCCGAGCCAATCCTCAATGATCGCTTAATGGCAAAAGTTGCTGAAGGAAAAGTGGAATTGAAATTGAATTCCACTCTTGATGAGGTTCTTGGCGATGAAAAAGGCGTAACTGGTGTGCGCATCAAAAAACAAGATGGCAGCACTGAAGATATCGCCGTTACTGGCGCCTTTATTGCTATTGGCCACAAGCCTAATACCGAACTATTCGTTGGTCAATTGGATATGAACAACGGCTACCTCAAGACCCACTCAGGATTAGAGGGCAACGCTACTGCTACCAACATCCCCGGTGTGTTTGCGGCTGGGGACGTACAAGATCATATCTATCGTCAAGCGATCACGAGCGCTGGCACAGGTTGCATGGCTGCCCTAGATGCACAACGTTATCTAGAGTCACTTTCTTAA